Proteins encoded in a region of the Nitrospira sp. genome:
- a CDS encoding type II secretion system F family protein, which yields MAVFAYRVARHDGSTIHGHVEGESESLVRAKLESQGLLVFNLHRRGVTLVKTEASWSWGKLPLGQFLVFNQELLALVKSGLPIMRIWDLLIERAGHAGFQRILRDVREDIRGGASASDALAKHPAYFPELYVATVKAGEQSGNLPEVLQRYVAYLKLMVGLRQKVKKAISYPIVLIGIGLAVVSFLLIYVMPTFVSVYGESEKTLPWATQVLLDMVMHAESRIVPAVVAVIGIVIGIRTYYATPAGQLAIDRLVLKLPLVGQIAVEHNTVQLTRTLGTILAGGTPLIDALQGARGAVSNRWISQETIGAVNEIREGATLADALDRSRVLPRLAIEMLSVGEETGSLDTMLRDVAEFYEADLDTKLVQLTIWIEPVLLLVMGVLVGGIVIVMYLPVFQMAGTVGG from the coding sequence ATGGCAGTATTTGCGTATCGAGTCGCACGTCATGATGGGTCTACAATCCATGGGCATGTGGAAGGAGAAAGTGAGTCGTTGGTTCGCGCCAAGCTAGAGTCACAAGGGTTGTTGGTCTTCAATCTTCACCGTCGGGGAGTCACCTTAGTCAAGACGGAGGCCTCGTGGTCATGGGGAAAGCTTCCGCTGGGTCAGTTCTTGGTCTTCAATCAAGAGTTGCTGGCTCTGGTCAAGTCCGGGCTACCCATTATGCGCATCTGGGATCTCCTGATCGAACGAGCCGGCCATGCTGGATTTCAGCGGATACTACGTGACGTGCGAGAAGACATTCGAGGCGGAGCCTCTGCCTCGGACGCGTTAGCTAAACACCCCGCATATTTCCCGGAACTCTATGTCGCCACGGTAAAGGCAGGAGAGCAATCGGGCAATCTTCCGGAGGTGCTACAGCGGTATGTGGCGTATCTGAAGCTGATGGTCGGGCTTCGTCAGAAGGTGAAGAAGGCGATCTCCTATCCCATTGTCCTTATCGGTATCGGCCTGGCCGTGGTCAGTTTTCTGTTGATCTATGTCATGCCGACTTTCGTATCGGTCTATGGAGAATCAGAGAAGACCTTACCATGGGCGACTCAGGTCTTGCTTGATATGGTTATGCATGCCGAGTCACGGATAGTGCCCGCAGTAGTCGCCGTGATCGGCATCGTGATCGGAATACGTACCTACTACGCCACCCCGGCAGGACAGCTGGCGATCGATCGTCTTGTGCTGAAACTCCCACTCGTGGGTCAGATTGCAGTCGAACACAATACCGTTCAACTTACGCGAACGCTCGGAACGATTCTTGCTGGCGGCACTCCACTCATTGATGCCTTGCAAGGCGCACGAGGAGCCGTTTCAAACAGATGGATTTCACAAGAAACGATCGGAGCCGTCAATGAGATTCGTGAGGGTGCGACATTGGCTGATGCATTGGATCGTTCCAGAGTGCTCCCGAGACTCGCGATCGAAATGTTATCGGTAGGGGAAGAAACAGGTTCGCTTGATACGATGTTGCGAGACGTCGCGGAGTTTTATGAGGCTGATCTCGATACGAAGCTTGTGCAGCTCACCATTTGGATAGAGCCGGTCTTGCTGCTCGTCATGGGGGTGTTAGTCGGCGGGATTGTCATTGTGATGTATCTACCGGTATTTCAGATGGCTGGGACCGTCGGCGGTTAG
- a CDS encoding LysM peptidoglycan-binding domain-containing protein produces the protein MSDLQLTVDTLKISLRNAQRTVAELRAEADARRQELADVQIVRAQLEGRNREAERRLTEARHVIDLQREELSSARSEREEVGRTRVALQNQRRQLQKQLSKVGRQVKGNVSPAAMVSPRDGQLELVAVGPQQDALLAALEEGTRIVSGPATEVSRASSVGEPPRSSLSATVGPRIQVVVKSGDTLWSIARRYHTSVRRLMVRNALPHDRIQVGQALWFTEPPSEASECERK, from the coding sequence ATGTCGGATCTCCAACTCACGGTAGACACCCTCAAGATCTCATTGCGAAATGCCCAGCGAACGGTTGCCGAGTTGAGAGCAGAGGCCGACGCACGACGTCAGGAATTGGCTGATGTGCAGATCGTCCGGGCGCAGCTCGAAGGGCGTAATCGGGAGGCGGAACGTCGGTTGACGGAAGCTCGCCATGTGATTGATCTCCAACGGGAAGAACTAAGCAGCGCTCGTTCCGAACGGGAAGAGGTGGGGCGGACCAGAGTCGCACTGCAGAATCAACGGAGGCAGCTTCAAAAGCAGTTATCGAAAGTTGGGAGGCAGGTGAAGGGAAATGTGTCTCCCGCGGCTATGGTTTCTCCAAGAGACGGACAACTGGAGTTGGTGGCTGTCGGCCCCCAGCAGGATGCCCTGTTGGCGGCTCTGGAGGAGGGCACCCGGATTGTCTCGGGGCCGGCGACCGAGGTATCCAGAGCATCCTCGGTCGGCGAACCACCGCGGAGTTCTCTGTCGGCAACTGTGGGACCTCGCATACAGGTAGTAGTCAAGTCTGGGGATACGTTGTGGAGTATTGCACGCCGATATCACACTTCCGTCAGACGCCTCATGGTTCGTAACGCGCTGCCTCACGACCGTATTCAAGTTGGTCAAGCCCTCTGGTTTACTGAGCCTCCAAGTGAAGCGTCCGAGTGCGAGCGAAAGTAG
- a CDS encoding prepilin-type N-terminal cleavage/methylation domain-containing protein: MVPSTRIGKIDGWNPKGFTLIELMITVSIVGILATIAVPSYQSSLIKARETVLRQDLFTLRELLDHHRADKGKYPPALDSLVTAGYLRTLPKDPFTNSPSSWQQIIEPTEGGIFDVYSGSDLVGTNGTPYNQW, encoded by the coding sequence ATGGTACCAAGTACCAGGATTGGTAAGATAGATGGATGGAATCCAAAGGGGTTCACACTAATTGAACTTATGATCACCGTGTCCATCGTCGGCATTTTGGCTACTATTGCCGTTCCGTCCTATCAATCATCCTTGATCAAAGCTAGGGAGACGGTGTTGCGGCAGGACCTCTTCACGCTCCGCGAGTTGTTGGACCATCATCGTGCGGACAAAGGGAAGTATCCTCCGGCTTTGGATAGTCTGGTAACTGCAGGGTATCTACGGACCCTACCTAAAGACCCCTTTACGAATTCGCCGAGTTCCTGGCAACAGATCATTGAACCAACAGAGGGTGGCATCTTTGATGTGTATTCAGGGTCAGACCTTGTTGGGACAAACGGGACTCCATATAACCAATGGTGA
- a CDS encoding type II secretion system protein, whose amino-acid sequence MSEGGLTLIEILVTMAIIVLLASVAMPLSKVSMKRAQEIELRQHLRTIRGAIDLFKMEWNRDGDVLLGAVCMKNRLVCKEITGSYGYPKSLDALLGVKLTGEEATIRGTTVRRYLRVMPIDPLTGKPDWGLRCYKDRPKPSSWCGEDVYDVMTQSEESALDGTKYQDW is encoded by the coding sequence GTGAGCGAGGGCGGGTTAACACTCATCGAGATTCTTGTCACCATGGCAATCATTGTGCTCTTGGCTTCGGTCGCCATGCCATTGAGTAAGGTATCAATGAAAAGAGCCCAGGAGATTGAGCTGCGCCAGCATCTTCGGACCATTCGCGGCGCGATCGATCTGTTCAAAATGGAATGGAATCGCGATGGAGATGTCTTACTTGGAGCGGTCTGTATGAAGAATAGGTTGGTGTGTAAGGAAATCACCGGGTCGTACGGCTATCCGAAGTCCCTCGATGCTCTGTTAGGAGTAAAACTGACGGGAGAAGAGGCGACGATTCGAGGCACCACGGTAAGGCGCTATTTACGGGTGATGCCAATCGACCCACTGACAGGAAAACCCGATTGGGGCCTGCGTTGTTACAAAGATCGTCCGAAGCCGTCTAGCTGGTGCGGTGAAGATGTCTACGATGTGATGACACAAAGTGAGGAGTCGGCACTCGATGGTACCAAGTACCAGGATTGGTAA
- a CDS encoding secretin N-terminal domain-containing protein: MARQLKPRLHNRTIEITQVLAILGTFGCALLVSPEVKRGDQHLAGERWEEAILAYKQALKDDPFDPSLQRKYALARERAAAMHAEHGRAFLKEKQFDLALEEFKRALAIDPSSTDHQAGFMETTRVKESRSHYREAERLVQHGRIEEAMGSFGRAVELDPAYREALESITRLTEEQQGLARGERSRQPVTLKFKNAGIKEVLESVAKVGGFTLVFDKDVRNDPISISIQDTSFDEALQLILNSNSLFSRQVSPTVLIVSPDTKQKQEQYQDLMIRTFYLSNAKSKDMLSLLKSMLDSKRMHANEQLNTIVIRDQPEKIQMAEKIILANDRQEAEVLFDVEVLEVDRTVNQTYGLTYPKQVAYAMVPPGPAGLIAGTLAQQFTLRQLTNLGPDNYLFKLPTNVQLDFFKQITDAKTLAAPKIRVVNNKKAEINIGDKQPILLSTTNVLPGQATTGAVPTTSTVTSIEFRDTGVKLTVEPSIRLGGELGLKMKIEVIRLGEQVTLQASPPITQFKFGNRSAETMLSIKDGETIILGGLLQEEDRKTKVTIPWLGDLPLIGNLISSFRTDRVTTEVILTITPHIVQNMTPPTLNAQAFWSGTEFTYATEPMYPVPGRKVSTSVGTGYGEHPVVGDRAAKDTGETNLARSLAQLAVPDPLLAIHPDESVVQAGREIRLSIVDGRIGASDRNVFKFEYDPKVLQFKRLSAAELVIPSDLPPGNQRKAVGNIAFRLARPNQHAPRSASIIFVARVPGVSPVRVELTDSGGAVQASPGVIGTGVVRVR; this comes from the coding sequence GTGGCTCGTCAATTGAAGCCGCGTCTTCATAACCGAACGATAGAAATCACCCAGGTTCTGGCAATTCTCGGGACGTTTGGATGTGCTCTACTGGTGTCTCCGGAGGTCAAGCGTGGAGATCAGCATTTGGCCGGGGAGCGTTGGGAAGAAGCCATCCTTGCTTACAAACAGGCGCTAAAAGACGATCCTTTTGATCCGTCTCTACAACGCAAGTACGCGTTGGCTCGCGAGCGCGCTGCGGCGATGCATGCGGAGCACGGTCGGGCGTTTCTGAAGGAAAAGCAATTCGATCTTGCCCTTGAAGAATTCAAGCGAGCTCTGGCCATCGACCCCTCCAGTACCGACCACCAAGCGGGTTTCATGGAAACCACTCGGGTGAAAGAATCCAGGTCTCATTACCGCGAGGCGGAACGGCTGGTTCAACATGGACGAATCGAGGAGGCGATGGGTAGTTTTGGGCGGGCTGTTGAGCTCGATCCAGCGTACCGGGAGGCGCTGGAGAGCATTACCCGGCTTACCGAAGAGCAACAAGGGCTCGCAAGAGGCGAGCGTTCCAGGCAGCCTGTGACATTAAAGTTCAAGAACGCCGGGATTAAGGAAGTCTTGGAGAGTGTGGCGAAGGTTGGCGGGTTTACGTTGGTTTTCGACAAGGATGTAAGGAACGACCCTATTTCTATTTCGATTCAGGACACGTCTTTTGATGAAGCACTGCAACTGATTCTCAATAGCAATAGTTTGTTTTCCCGTCAGGTATCTCCAACGGTCTTGATCGTCAGCCCTGATACCAAGCAGAAACAGGAACAGTATCAGGATCTGATGATCCGAACCTTTTACCTTTCGAACGCCAAATCCAAAGACATGTTGTCGCTCCTGAAAAGCATGCTCGATTCGAAGCGCATGCATGCCAATGAGCAGTTGAACACGATCGTAATCCGTGATCAGCCTGAAAAAATCCAGATGGCTGAAAAAATTATCCTGGCCAACGATCGCCAGGAGGCAGAAGTGCTCTTTGACGTCGAAGTGCTGGAGGTCGATCGGACCGTCAATCAGACCTATGGACTGACATATCCGAAACAGGTCGCCTACGCCATGGTTCCCCCAGGACCTGCTGGCCTTATTGCCGGGACACTTGCCCAACAGTTCACCTTGCGTCAGTTGACCAACTTAGGACCGGATAATTACCTCTTCAAGCTCCCAACGAATGTCCAGCTGGATTTCTTCAAACAGATAACGGACGCGAAGACGCTTGCCGCGCCGAAGATCCGGGTCGTGAACAATAAGAAAGCGGAGATCAACATTGGCGACAAACAGCCGATCCTCCTGTCCACGACGAACGTCCTGCCCGGTCAAGCCACGACGGGCGCGGTGCCGACGACATCGACCGTGACGTCGATTGAGTTTCGGGATACCGGCGTCAAACTGACGGTAGAACCTTCTATCAGGCTGGGGGGCGAGCTCGGATTGAAAATGAAGATCGAAGTGATTCGGCTGGGCGAGCAAGTCACGTTGCAGGCATCTCCGCCCATTACGCAGTTCAAGTTTGGCAATCGGTCGGCCGAGACGATGCTCAGTATCAAGGATGGGGAAACCATTATCCTGGGCGGGCTCCTGCAAGAGGAAGATCGGAAAACCAAAGTGACGATCCCGTGGCTCGGCGACCTTCCTTTGATCGGGAATCTCATCAGTTCGTTCAGGACCGACCGAGTTACCACTGAAGTGATTTTGACGATTACGCCGCATATTGTGCAGAACATGACCCCTCCAACACTCAACGCGCAAGCGTTTTGGTCCGGCACGGAATTCACCTATGCAACCGAGCCGATGTATCCGGTCCCTGGGCGGAAGGTATCCACGTCGGTAGGGACGGGGTACGGAGAGCATCCCGTCGTAGGCGACAGGGCGGCGAAAGACACCGGAGAAACGAACCTGGCCCGTTCCTTGGCTCAACTGGCTGTCCCCGATCCACTGCTGGCCATCCACCCAGATGAATCGGTTGTTCAAGCTGGTCGGGAAATCAGGTTGTCGATCGTGGATGGCCGGATCGGTGCATCGGATCGCAACGTATTCAAGTTTGAATATGACCCGAAGGTGCTTCAGTTCAAACGGCTCAGTGCGGCGGAACTTGTCATCCCATCGGACCTCCCTCCTGGAAATCAGAGGAAGGCCGTAGGAAATATAGCGTTCAGGCTAGCCCGTCCGAACCAACATGCTCCGCGGTCCGCGAGCATTATCTTTGTCGCAAGGGTGCCTGGGGTGTCGCCGGTTCGCGTTGAACTGACTGATTCTGGTGGTGCGGTACAGGCATCACCCGGAGTAATCGGGACAGGTGTGGTGAGAGTGCGGTGA
- a CDS encoding fibronectin type III domain-containing protein, which produces MTTVALSPSSLTFSGVQGGGNPASQTVTVNSNGNWTANSSAPWLVLSSSSGNGNGSIAANVDLSATTVGLNNATITVTSGGVARTISVTLTVSAGSLTASPNSVTYTATQGRANPSDQSIAISANGTWTVSDGASWLSLSPTSGSNNGTITASVNTATATQGDNAATITVKSGGLISTVRVTLMLNPSSSSSVTLTWNANVESDLAGYRVYRSTSSGIYGAAIATIQGNTPGYIATGLQFGTTYFFVVTAFDIAGNESAYSNEVSKSIF; this is translated from the coding sequence ATGACGACTGTTGCGTTGAGTCCGTCATCGTTGACGTTCTCGGGGGTTCAGGGAGGGGGCAATCCGGCAAGTCAAACCGTGACGGTCAATTCTAATGGCAATTGGACGGCCAATAGCAGCGCCCCTTGGCTCGTGCTGAGTTCATCATCAGGGAACGGCAACGGATCCATCGCAGCCAACGTTGACTTATCAGCTACTACGGTAGGCCTGAACAACGCCACGATCACCGTTACGAGCGGTGGCGTGGCGAGAACTATTTCCGTCACGTTAACCGTATCAGCCGGGTCATTGACGGCTTCCCCCAACAGCGTGACCTACACAGCTACGCAGGGAAGGGCAAACCCTTCCGACCAGAGCATCGCCATTAGTGCAAATGGAACGTGGACGGTAAGTGATGGTGCCTCCTGGTTATCGCTTAGTCCTACGTCCGGCTCTAACAACGGAACCATTACGGCAAGCGTCAATACCGCTACCGCGACCCAAGGAGATAATGCGGCCACCATCACTGTGAAGAGTGGCGGTCTAATCAGCACCGTACGGGTCACCCTGATGCTGAATCCTTCATCGAGTTCGTCCGTCACGCTGACTTGGAATGCCAATGTCGAAAGCGACCTAGCGGGATATAGAGTGTATCGATCGACGTCATCAGGAATCTACGGAGCCGCCATTGCGACGATCCAGGGTAATACGCCCGGGTACATTGCAACAGGACTCCAATTCGGTACGACGTATTTCTTTGTTGTCACGGCTTTTGATATCGCAGGGAATGAAAGCGCTTACTCGAATGAGGTCAGCAAGAGTATTTTCTGA
- a CDS encoding polyprenyl synthetase family protein: MAQGPAIAALHSMSDVWDAYRDELDGVENRVRKNLDSSVTLVNTVAAHILSGGGKRIRPLLLLLSARLCGYPGIEHHQLGSIVEFIHTATLLHDDVVDDADLRRGRRTARKVWGNQISILVGDYLYTKAMCKVVEFQSQGINEVLAEACKKMAEGEVLQLYYNGNPAMPEIDYIKIVEHKTAGLIAAACRMGAILADAPETQQKALFRFGQYLGIAFQVADDTLDYIANGESLGKTIGQDLRQGKATLPLLHLLQHCSEQDRQMIKDRMETRTLSTADLERILFLMADFGSITYAMDRASAYIAAAKHELEHFDDSTARRALSVAADYMITRDR, translated from the coding sequence ATGGCACAAGGTCCTGCGATCGCAGCCCTGCACAGCATGTCGGATGTATGGGACGCCTACCGTGATGAACTGGACGGGGTGGAGAATCGGGTCAGGAAGAACCTCGACTCCAGCGTGACCCTGGTCAATACGGTCGCCGCCCACATCTTGAGCGGTGGCGGCAAACGCATCAGACCACTGCTCCTCCTCTTGTCGGCTCGCCTCTGCGGCTATCCTGGAATCGAGCATCATCAGCTCGGCAGCATCGTGGAATTCATCCATACCGCCACCCTCTTACACGACGATGTCGTGGATGACGCCGATCTCCGTAGAGGCAGAAGAACCGCGCGCAAGGTTTGGGGAAACCAGATCAGCATCCTTGTGGGGGATTATCTCTACACCAAAGCCATGTGCAAAGTCGTTGAGTTTCAGAGCCAAGGGATCAATGAAGTCCTCGCCGAGGCTTGTAAGAAAATGGCCGAAGGTGAAGTCCTCCAGTTGTATTACAACGGCAATCCCGCCATGCCCGAAATCGATTACATCAAGATCGTCGAGCACAAAACCGCCGGTTTGATTGCGGCCGCCTGCCGCATGGGTGCCATTCTTGCCGATGCTCCCGAAACACAACAGAAAGCGTTGTTCCGCTTCGGCCAATACCTCGGTATCGCGTTTCAAGTTGCCGACGATACTTTGGATTACATCGCAAACGGCGAATCGCTCGGAAAAACGATCGGGCAGGATCTCCGGCAGGGAAAAGCGACGCTGCCCCTTCTACATCTGTTACAACATTGCTCGGAACAGGATCGGCAGATGATCAAGGATCGAATGGAAACTCGGACGCTCAGCACCGCCGATCTTGAACGTATCCTGTTCCTCATGGCCGATTTCGGTTCGATCACCTATGCCATGGATCGCGCGAGTGCCTACATCGCCGCCGCCAAACATGAGCTCGAACACTTTGACGACAGTACTGCACGGCGCGCGCTGTCGGTCGCCGCTGATTATATGATTACCCGCGACCGTTAG
- a CDS encoding DUF1015 domain-containing protein: MSQIIPFQGMLYDQTLVGSIKDVVAPPYDIIDVEGQKRLHDRHPHNIIRMELGLDQTGDSLAYNRYTRAATTLRTWLTEGILKRDAQPAVYFHMIEYAPPYLASDAHKKVLRGFLALAKLEALDSGHIYPHENTRAAAKTDRLNLIEACRSNFSPIWSLYSDPLGDIIQLLETAVKGKPARYDFQDDAGCRECLWDVTDETILQQVTDAMQSKPLFIADGHHRYETALSYQKLRQQQAGPQTGLQPYDSVLMLLTPLEDPGLTVLPTHRVATTPLPSSGQIKTILGDTFEFREFPFSTSTQQQARSQFLASLRTEGKNVPVFGLARRGDDRYVTLTLKPAHRPSTQASPRAKLDVSLLQQLIVTRLCATQQQQEAILYTKDDHEALDWVANGTGTGAFLLNATKVSEVQAVAAARERMPHKSTYFYPKPLTGLVINVMNGY; the protein is encoded by the coding sequence ATGTCTCAGATCATTCCGTTTCAGGGCATGCTGTACGACCAAACGCTCGTGGGCTCTATCAAGGACGTGGTCGCCCCGCCATACGATATCATCGATGTGGAGGGACAGAAACGACTGCACGACCGCCATCCTCACAACATTATCCGAATGGAATTGGGTCTCGACCAGACCGGTGACAGCCTTGCCTATAACCGGTATACCCGCGCTGCAACTACGCTGCGGACATGGCTCACCGAGGGCATCCTCAAGCGCGACGCACAGCCGGCCGTCTACTTTCACATGATTGAATACGCTCCTCCCTACTTAGCCTCCGACGCTCACAAGAAAGTGCTTCGGGGATTTCTGGCGCTGGCAAAGCTGGAGGCGCTCGACTCCGGACATATTTATCCTCACGAGAATACACGTGCCGCGGCAAAGACTGATCGCCTGAATCTGATCGAAGCCTGTCGCTCAAACTTCAGCCCGATCTGGTCCCTCTACTCCGATCCGCTCGGTGACATCATCCAACTTCTGGAAACCGCGGTAAAAGGCAAGCCGGCGCGCTATGACTTTCAAGACGATGCAGGCTGTCGCGAATGCCTCTGGGACGTGACCGATGAGACGATCCTTCAACAAGTTACCGACGCGATGCAGAGCAAGCCGCTGTTCATCGCGGACGGTCACCATCGCTATGAAACGGCGTTGAGCTATCAGAAGCTCCGACAACAGCAGGCGGGGCCTCAGACTGGGCTGCAACCTTACGACTCCGTGTTAATGCTGCTCACCCCGCTTGAAGATCCAGGGCTGACGGTATTACCGACACACCGAGTTGCGACCACCCCCTTACCGTCTTCAGGCCAGATCAAGACGATACTGGGAGACACGTTCGAGTTTCGGGAATTCCCCTTCAGCACATCCACACAACAGCAAGCGCGGTCACAGTTCTTGGCCAGCTTGCGGACGGAAGGAAAGAACGTTCCGGTGTTCGGACTGGCGCGACGAGGCGACGACCGGTACGTCACTCTCACGCTGAAACCGGCCCATCGCCCTTCCACTCAGGCATCACCACGAGCCAAACTCGACGTCTCCTTGCTGCAACAACTGATCGTGACCAGGCTTTGTGCGACGCAGCAGCAACAAGAAGCCATTCTGTACACGAAAGATGACCACGAAGCCCTGGACTGGGTGGCCAACGGAACGGGGACGGGCGCATTCCTGCTCAACGCTACGAAGGTCAGTGAAGTTCAAGCCGTCGCAGCAGCGAGAGAACGAATGCCGCACAAGTCAACGTATTTTTATCCGAAGCCGTTGACGGGCCTCGTCATCAATGTGATGAACGGTTATTAA
- a CDS encoding sigma-54 dependent transcriptional regulator produces MNAKILIVDDDPDIVTMLEDRLQASGYETIVATEGQQALDKIIDESPHLILLDLTLPKVSGLDVLKRLSQMKPSEGPPVIVMTAYASIEAAVDAMKQGAYDFLTKPLDKDHLLIVIRKALERDSLRRQVAYLRSEVHSRYANIVGNSPSVRSVVEAAQRAAKSDAGVLLLGESGTGKELFARSIHQWSHRCSMPLVVINCVALTETLLENELFGHERGAFTGADRQQKGKLEMANGGTVFLDEIGDMSLPLQAKLLRVLQDREFHRVGGSKIVSVNIRIIAATNKDLRQTVRTGHFREDLYFRLNVVSLTLPPLRERSEDVAALAQFFLDRHTRDAKRPGMTLSTAALNALIRYPWPGNIRELDNVIARAVVLSPKDIIEPEMLALLAEDTMLRRNDDTPLAYLNLPYHESMEQHSRYIIARAMEQAEGNQTKAADSLKLQRTYLARLLKQQKE; encoded by the coding sequence ATGAACGCCAAAATTCTTATTGTCGACGATGATCCCGACATCGTCACGATGCTCGAGGACCGGCTCCAAGCCTCCGGATACGAGACCATCGTGGCCACCGAGGGGCAGCAGGCGCTCGACAAAATCATTGACGAATCTCCGCACCTGATCCTACTGGACCTCACACTGCCCAAAGTGTCGGGGCTTGATGTCCTCAAGCGTCTGTCCCAGATGAAACCATCGGAAGGTCCTCCTGTCATTGTGATGACCGCATACGCATCCATTGAAGCCGCAGTGGACGCCATGAAACAAGGAGCTTACGACTTTCTGACCAAGCCCCTCGACAAAGACCATCTGCTCATCGTGATCCGCAAAGCGTTGGAGCGAGATTCGCTCCGGCGGCAAGTCGCCTATCTTCGTTCCGAGGTCCACAGCCGTTACGCCAACATCGTCGGCAACAGTCCATCGGTTCGGTCCGTCGTGGAAGCCGCACAGCGAGCCGCCAAGTCAGATGCGGGCGTGTTGCTGCTGGGTGAAAGCGGCACAGGAAAAGAACTCTTTGCGCGTTCGATCCATCAGTGGAGTCATCGCTGTTCGATGCCGCTAGTCGTCATCAACTGCGTGGCCTTGACAGAGACTCTGCTGGAGAACGAACTGTTCGGCCACGAACGTGGCGCGTTCACCGGGGCGGACCGACAGCAAAAGGGCAAGCTGGAAATGGCCAACGGTGGGACCGTCTTCCTCGACGAGATTGGAGACATGTCGCTTCCGCTGCAGGCTAAGCTCTTACGTGTCCTGCAAGACCGTGAGTTTCACCGCGTCGGCGGCTCCAAAATCGTCTCGGTGAACATTCGCATCATTGCAGCCACGAACAAGGATCTTCGGCAGACTGTGCGAACAGGCCACTTCCGCGAAGATCTTTATTTTCGACTCAACGTCGTGAGCCTGACCCTGCCGCCGCTCCGCGAACGATCGGAGGATGTCGCGGCCCTGGCTCAGTTTTTTTTGGATCGACATACGAGAGATGCGAAAAGACCAGGCATGACTCTGAGCACAGCCGCGCTCAATGCCTTGATCCGCTATCCCTGGCCGGGAAACATTCGGGAATTGGATAATGTGATCGCGCGCGCCGTCGTCTTGAGCCCGAAAGACATCATCGAACCGGAGATGTTGGCCCTACTGGCGGAGGACACCATGCTCCGTCGAAATGACGATACTCCCCTGGCCTATCTGAACCTGCCCTACCATGAATCGATGGAGCAACACAGCCGCTACATCATCGCGCGCGCGATGGAGCAGGCCGAAGGCAATCAGACGAAAGCCGCCGATTCGCTCAAGCTTCAACGAACTTACTTGGCTCGGTTACTCAAACAACAAAAAGAATAG
- a CDS encoding nucleotidyltransferase family protein, whose amino-acid sequence MILSAGLGTRLRPLTNTIPKPLLPVGGAPLIVWNLLLLKRHGFRQVVINLHHLGSMIEQALGTGSKFGVRITYSHEPVILGTGGGIKQAEPHFSGEPVLILNGDTLVELDLEALCDFHRSRNAAATLVLREDPEAARWGLVEVGDKGQVLRITGQGLVDSVPATPRMFAGIHILHPRLLREVPKGVASSIIDPYVKAIERGEPVLGYDLQGYWSDIGTAERYAQAERDVRAGLIRLEDRQSLEPRVPLT is encoded by the coding sequence ATGATTCTTTCGGCCGGTCTCGGCACCCGCCTGAGACCGCTGACAAACACCATTCCTAAGCCGTTGTTGCCGGTCGGAGGAGCGCCGCTCATCGTCTGGAACTTACTGCTGCTGAAACGGCATGGGTTCCGCCAAGTCGTCATCAACCTGCATCACCTGGGTTCGATGATCGAACAGGCATTGGGCACAGGTTCAAAGTTCGGGGTTCGGATTACTTACTCCCATGAGCCGGTCATCCTTGGAACCGGCGGTGGGATAAAACAGGCGGAGCCTCATTTTTCCGGAGAGCCGGTTCTGATTCTCAACGGGGATACGTTGGTGGAATTGGATCTTGAGGCACTCTGCGATTTTCACCGCTCGCGCAATGCAGCGGCAACGTTGGTACTCCGGGAAGATCCGGAGGCTGCCCGTTGGGGGCTGGTTGAGGTGGGAGACAAGGGGCAGGTCTTACGTATCACTGGACAAGGGCTTGTGGATTCCGTACCCGCGACGCCGCGCATGTTCGCCGGAATTCATATCTTGCACCCTCGATTGCTCCGGGAGGTGCCGAAAGGAGTGGCATCTTCGATCATCGATCCCTATGTGAAGGCCATCGAGCGAGGAGAACCGGTGCTTGGGTATGACCTGCAGGGATATTGGTCGGACATCGGCACGGCCGAGCGCTACGCGCAGGCGGAACGGGATGTCCGAGCGGGGTTGATTCGTTTGGAAGACCGGCAGTCTCTCGAACCGCGTGTTCCGCTCACGTAA